GGTTCAACTTGTAGTCTTCGTGGTTCACGAACTCGCCCCAGTCGCCCACGCGCGGTGCCAGATCATCAAGTTTACGCAGGTAACGAACTCCGTACGTGTAGTACTTAGATTTGGCGCGTCTGAGAATCGATTCAAGCAAAGCGCGATACAGGATGCTGGCCATGAGAAATTTCTCATGCTTCTCGAATGTCTTCGCCCACGGAAGTAACTGGTAGTAGTAATCCCCGTTGAGTTGATCGGTGCGTTCTGTAAGATATCGCTCGGCCTCGGCGAAGCGTTCCAATTCAAACAGGAACAAGGCGTCGACATAATCCAACGTCGGAGATTTCAGGATAATTTCGATCTCGCTGTCGACTATGCGTTCGTGTTGAGACTCGCCAATAACATTCAGAAGTAACGACAACCTTGTCTTGCTCCTTGATCGTCGGAATATTCTCCATGCAACCTCTTCTGCTCTCGCTTTGTCTCCAAGCTCCGTGAGCACTTTCAGGAGCAGTTGCTCTCGCTCATCAAGCTGAAACGTCTCGTCGGGAGGGACCTTGTTCAACCACTGAAGAGCGACAAGCGGGTAGCCACATTCTAAGTACACTTCCGCGATGTCACGGTGCGCGGCTGTCGACAGTTGCGGTCTCCGGGCGCGGCACGCCTTCTCGAATAACGGCGGATCCTTCAACTGCCTCGCGATGTCTTCAATAGCGCCATACCAGTGATACCTTTGATACTCGTTCGGCTCTCGGTCACCCAGGGACCAGAATTCGTCAACCATGCGGCGAAGATACGATTCCGGCAGGAAGTTGGCAGAGTTGGCAATAATAGAATCGTGTACACCGTTTTCATCATCAGCATACAGCTTCAGAACGACGTTGTATAGCCACTCTTTGTCTTCACATTGAGACGCATGGCGAATAAAGCTGTCACAGGCGAATATGCGGTACACATCACCGATTGAGCCGTTGGAATCGTCGGCGCGTCCGAGCACGGCGTTATCCGTCTGCATAAATGCTGTCACCAGTTCAACGCCCTGGCGTGGGCTTTCGGCTATACTGTCAATCTCGTCCAGCAGGTTCTCGAGTTCTCGGGCATATGGCCCTGACTCGTGGTAATCGATAAACCTTCGTCCGCGTTTCAGCCCGGCTAGTCTTGACTTGATCGATCTTACAGCATCCTTGTTAGACACGGCTAATCACTCTCATATCAGTTCTGGGTGCTCCTCCCGCAGCCAGGCAAACAACCCCTCTCGCAATTCTTCTGCCAAGCTTCTTGCCTCTGCGACTTCCGATTCCGTATTGGTCCCGGCCGCGTCATAGCTGACTATGGCTCTCTTTCTACTGATGGCTTCAAGCGACGCTACTACATCGGACTGTGGTTTAATTGTGAACCGCAGAGACTGAATAGTCCGATAATGCTGGCCAGCCCCACCGGGTATCCGGTAGCCACTCGCCCGCAAAGCGATAGTCGCGCAACCCAGACACCCATTGTAGGCGATCGCTAACCGCCAGTCGAGCGTGATCTCCTCTTTGCCTGCCTCGGTAATGTCCCGGTCAACCTTGGCAAGGAGATCAGTTACTTCCTTCCGGCTCGTCGCATGCTGTTTCAACCAGCTGCTACTGAGCCAATCTTGCAAGGTCATTTTCGTTTCCCATCACGAATAACTTGTCGGAGTTCAATACGTTCAAAAGAAAGTGATTCTCGTCCTGGACCTTCTTTTGAAATTCACTTTCTGAATACAGCGTCGGGTTGATCGGGCGCTGCATCTGTTCTTCCACCGGCTTCAGGATAGCGACCAACTCGCGAAATGACAAGCTGCCAACCACCATAAGATCAATGTCGCTTGAACTCGTGTCCTTACCGCTGGCAACTGAGCCGTAAATCCAGGCCACGTCAATCTTCGCTTCGGCTTCAGTTCGCATGACGTCACGGAGAACATCCGCAATGCCAAATGTCTTTTCGGCAATTGACTTGAGTTCATCGAAAACAGGACTCTCTGGATTTGCGCGGTAAAATTTCTGCATGCCGATCTGCTCGACCGAGAGGATCCCGGCCGCTGTCAGTGACTTCAACTCGCGGTGGAGGGAGCCAGGCGTATCGCCCAGCAATCTGACAGCTTCGCGGAAATAGTACTGTTTTTCAGGATTGAGTAAGAACAGCGCGAGTGCTTTCCGGCGTATCTTGGGAAACAGGACTTCCCCTATTCCGGAACCTACCCCGATCGACGAGTCGCTTTTCGGTTTTTGCGCGCACATACCATCATAGCCGATTCTATTATTGATACAACTGATACTATTATCGGAACAAGTGAATCTTTTTTGAGATCGATTGTCAAGCAGAATCCGAATATGGTCCTACAATGGGCGCGCCTGAAAACTGTGACCAAATCGTGTCCACAAGCGCCGTAGGTTATTGCATGATATTCGGTGATATAATCAAGGGGTGGGGGGTATAAGCAAATGATCCGCCCCTGTTCGTCGCTGTAAGCCATTGATTTGCAATGAATTATAACAAATGGAGGTGGGGGGAATCGAACCCCCGACTCGCGTTGTGGGACAAGGACTTACGAGCCATTGTGACCAAATTGTGACGCTTTTTGCCCGTTACACATCTTACTGACTGATCTATTTCACCGGAAATGGCGTTTACTCTGTATGAATCTGCTGATCATCTGACATTTAGTATTCAGAGGCTGCGGTGGTCGTCTGAAGTGCGTAATTCTATCTTGTAGTCCATTTCAAGCAAGTGAAACACGATCGTCATCGGGTAGAGGGCTTTGTTGCCCGTATCGAGCTGATTCGTCGTCCAATCATCAGCTACTGCCGACACTTGCTCTGGAATGAGCAGGAACTGGAAGACACAATTCAGACGGTGCTGAGCACAGCCTACATGAAGTATGACACTTTCGACGCTGAGGGGGACTTCCGGTCCTGGGTCTTCACCATATGCACAAACGTGGTTCTGAACGTCAATCGCAGATCAGCAAAGGAGCAGCAGCGGTTCGTTTGCGCCGATGAACGAATCAATGACGTTGTGGCTGAACTGCAGAAAGAATACGCCTATGACGAACTCCTGCGCGATCCAGAAAAGATTTTCGCCCATGTTGGTGACGAGCTTCGCGCCGCCCTCCTTTCACTGTCGACGAGCGAAAGGACAGTCTTTCTGCTCAAAACGATCGGTGAATTAACGTGTAAAGAGATAGCCGAATCACTCAAGATGCCCATCGGGACAGTCATGGCTTATCTGTCACGGTCTCGCGGGAAGTTGAGAGTGCATTTGACCGAATATGCCAAACAGTACGGATTCCTGAGTAACGAAGTACGGGAAGCAACTACCGATGGACTGTAAGCAGGTCAGAAACTACCTGGCTATGTATTTGGACTCCGAACTGGGGCCCGAAACCACGTTTGAGATCTCTCAGCATCTGGAATCATGCGAGGCGTGTCAGAAGTTGGCTGATCGCGAGACCCAACTGGAGACCAAGATTAAGGGCATTCTAACCACTCCTCACGATAATGATGACTTGATCTGGACGCGAGCAGTCACTAAGGCGGTCAGCCGATCTCGAACCGGTCTGCTGGGTCGACCAGTTTGGGCCATAGCCGCCGTGTTGATAGGTGTACTGGGTGTTTCATACTTCCTTCTGCCATGGGCGGGTCACCGAGAACTTGATCTGGCCGCGGCTGTATCGTCCGAACATGTGGAGTTTCTTGCGAAGAGTGAACGCACGTATGCGATCTCGGGAGATGAAGTGGCGATTGAGTCCTACTTCAAAGGTCACCTGACTCCCCAATTCAGTGTTCGGGGGCTTGACAACAGCGACCGGAAATTACAGGGTGGTAACCTATGCAACGTGAGCGGGGCGGCAACGGCGCATCTGTTGTTCTCCGTGCACCACGAACCAGTTTCAGTGTTTTGGTTTGAGCGGGAGTCCCTGACCAATTTTCCGGATGTTAAGTCACGAATGGTTTCCGAAGGACAGTCGTTTCATTGTAAAGTCGACGGGAAACAATTTTATGTATATGTGACCGATGACGCCATGGTTTGCGCGGTCGGTTCAGTGACTCCGGCGGAGATTCAGTCGGTTGTGGATGAACTCGTGATGGCCCAATAGGAATCTTCATCGTGTCCAAAGCCCATATCCCAACCAAAAAGAATAATCGAGAACAACAATTGGAACTAACGCTCCAAACAGGAAGGTGCCAAAATGAGAATTCATACACTCACTGGACTATTCCTTGTGGTCGCACTCACGACTGCAGGACTTTTCGCCCAGCAGAAACAGGATGAATCGAAAAACGCGACTCCCACTATCACCAAGCCGGAACATGTGGATATCTCCGGCACGCTCGTGTGTCTCGGATGTTCCCTCAAGAAATCCGAGGGCGCGCGCTCCGCTTGCAGCGTGTATGGTCACGAGCACGCCTTAAAGACAGATGCCGGTCAGTACGTCAACTTCCTTGAAAACCAATATTCGGCCGATCTGATCAAGGGTGACAAATACGCCAACAAGAAACTCAGTATCCACGGCATCCTCCACTCCAGTGCAAACCTGGTGGATGTAGAGTCATTCACGGTGGACGGTAGCATGGTCACTTGGTGTGACGGCCATAAGGCGATGGATCTGTGCGGTTCGGCTGCTTCGAAGAAATGAAACAGACTGTTTTTTGTATTTTGACCAAGGCGGTTCCTTTGCGAACCGCCTCGAGTCCTCATTTCAATTCCCTACCGGCCTATACATCTGGATGAGTGTGAAGAAACGAAAAACCATATCTGCCCCCTATCCGATTATTATCGGAATCAGCATTGCTCTCTCTGTCTTCACGTGCGCCTGTGCTACCGACAAGCAGGAATCACATGACGCTAGGACGGGTCAAGAGCCTAAGCACACCAATGCGCTGCGGTTCGAAACTTCTCCGTATCTTCTCCAACACGCGCACAACCCCGTCAACTGGTATTCCTGGGGTGACGAGGCTCTTAAGAAGGCAAAGGCGGAGAACAAGCCGATATTCTTGTCGATCGGTTATGCGTCCTGCCACTGGTGCCATGTGATGGAACGTGAATCGTTCGAGAATGAGGATATCGCCGAGCTTCTCAACCGATACTTTATCTGCATAAAGGTAGATCGGGAGGAACGCCCGGATATCGATCACATCTATATGTCAGTGACGACTCTCATGACTGGTCATGGCGGTTGGCCAATGACAGTGTTCCTGACCCCCGATTTGAAGCCGTTCTACGCCGGCACCTATTTCCCGCCCGATGACCGCAACGGGCAACCCGGACTCCGGCGTTTGATCACAGAATTGGCTCGGATTTATCGTGACGAGCCGGCGCGAATCAAGACGGTGTCGGGCGAAGTGTTTCGACAACTGCAAGCCAACATGGTGAATTCGACTTCGAGCAGAGCTCCCGATACAGCCTTTATTATTGAAGGGGCAAATCAACTCCTTCAGAGAATCGACCCTATGCACTCAGGATTTGGTACTGGTCATGAATTTCCTCAGGCAACGCAGTTGGGTTTCTTGTTGCGCCGATTCCATTCAACCGGCGATAGCACATATCTGTGGCCGGTTGTTCGTACTCTGGAGGTCATGCAACGCGGTGGAATATTCGATCAGGTTGGCGGCGGATTCCATCGTTACACTGTAGATCGGCAATGGATGATCCCACACTTCGAAAAGATGCTGTATGACAACGCTCTGTTGACCTTGCTCTATGTTGAGGCATATCAGC
This genomic stretch from Candidatus Zixiibacteriota bacterium harbors:
- a CDS encoding DUF6880 family protein, which encodes MSNKDAVRSIKSRLAGLKRGRRFIDYHESGPYARELENLLDEIDSIAESPRQGVELVTAFMQTDNAVLGRADDSNGSIGDVYRIFACDSFIRHASQCEDKEWLYNVVLKLYADDENGVHDSIIANSANFLPESYLRRMVDEFWSLGDREPNEYQRYHWYGAIEDIARQLKDPPLFEKACRARRPQLSTAAHRDIAEVYLECGYPLVALQWLNKVPPDETFQLDEREQLLLKVLTELGDKARAEEVAWRIFRRSRSKTRLSLLLNVIGESQHERIVDSEIEIILKSPTLDYVDALFLFELERFAEAERYLTERTDQLNGDYYYQLLPWAKTFEKHEKFLMASILYRALLESILRRAKSKYYTYGVRYLRKLDDLAPRVGDWGEFVNHEDYKLNLLIEHKLKRSFWARYDQ
- a CDS encoding nucleotidyltransferase domain-containing protein, which translates into the protein MCAQKPKSDSSIGVGSGIGEVLFPKIRRKALALFLLNPEKQYYFREAVRLLGDTPGSLHRELKSLTAAGILSVEQIGMQKFYRANPESPVFDELKSIAEKTFGIADVLRDVMRTEAEAKIDVAWIYGSVASGKDTSSSDIDLMVVGSLSFRELVAILKPVEEQMQRPINPTLYSESEFQKKVQDENHFLLNVLNSDKLFVMGNENDLARLAQ
- a CDS encoding RNA polymerase sigma factor, yielding MKHDRHRVEGFVARIELIRRPIISYCRHLLWNEQELEDTIQTVLSTAYMKYDTFDAEGDFRSWVFTICTNVVLNVNRRSAKEQQRFVCADERINDVVAELQKEYAYDELLRDPEKIFAHVGDELRAALLSLSTSERTVFLLKTIGELTCKEIAESLKMPIGTVMAYLSRSRGKLRVHLTEYAKQYGFLSNEVREATTDGL
- a CDS encoding zf-HC2 domain-containing protein, encoding MDCKQVRNYLAMYLDSELGPETTFEISQHLESCEACQKLADRETQLETKIKGILTTPHDNDDLIWTRAVTKAVSRSRTGLLGRPVWAIAAVLIGVLGVSYFLLPWAGHRELDLAAAVSSEHVEFLAKSERTYAISGDEVAIESYFKGHLTPQFSVRGLDNSDRKLQGGNLCNVSGAATAHLLFSVHHEPVSVFWFERESLTNFPDVKSRMVSEGQSFHCKVDGKQFYVYVTDDAMVCAVGSVTPAEIQSVVDELVMAQ
- a CDS encoding thioredoxin domain-containing protein, with the translated sequence MKKRKTISAPYPIIIGISIALSVFTCACATDKQESHDARTGQEPKHTNALRFETSPYLLQHAHNPVNWYSWGDEALKKAKAENKPIFLSIGYASCHWCHVMERESFENEDIAELLNRYFICIKVDREERPDIDHIYMSVTTLMTGHGGWPMTVFLTPDLKPFYAGTYFPPDDRNGQPGLRRLITELARIYRDEPARIKTVSGEVFRQLQANMVNSTSSRAPDTAFIIEGANQLLQRIDPMHSGFGTGHEFPQATQLGFLLRRFHSTGDSTYLWPVVRTLEVMQRGGIFDQVGGGFHRYTVDRQWMIPHFEKMLYDNALLTLLYVEAYQLTKNPSYRETVRRTLDFLLREMQGANGEFFSAIDADSEGEEGKFYVWASPEIDRILEAIS